One window of Psychrobacillus sp. FSL H8-0483 genomic DNA carries:
- a CDS encoding SAM-dependent methyltransferase: MEFQEMKEYLLEQILNKQLIHATISQTRAKSNEVKRVKLKPIEIKNMYHIQLEYQYERILKHENIPLEEFTKTLDELLEQFRQVHADFTSEKVHVQLSKKNKVMWKSEKTISTKTVDLSHNRKKNYLLDENTPYPFLIRLGVQTAEGKVKKQKYDKFKQINRFIEFIDDTLVHLPKNQPVRILDFGSGKSYLTFALYHYLKIEKGLDIRVTGLDLKKEVIEECANIANDLGYDQLEFLVGDISDYNDEASVDMVVTLHACDVATDLALGRAVKWGASVILSVPCCQHELNTQLNAPGLDIMLKHGLIKERFAALATDSIRAEILNMVGYEAQLVEFIDIENTPKNILIRAYKTGKKATPEQLEGYKQFKQMLHANPFLEKELKEYFS; this comes from the coding sequence ATGGAGTTTCAAGAAATGAAAGAATATCTACTAGAGCAAATCCTAAACAAACAATTAATCCATGCAACAATTAGTCAAACACGTGCTAAATCGAATGAAGTAAAGCGTGTGAAACTAAAGCCTATTGAAATAAAAAATATGTATCATATTCAACTAGAATATCAATACGAACGTATTTTAAAGCATGAAAATATACCATTAGAAGAATTCACAAAAACACTGGATGAGTTGTTAGAGCAATTCCGTCAAGTTCATGCGGATTTCACATCGGAAAAAGTACATGTACAGCTATCCAAGAAAAACAAAGTAATGTGGAAATCAGAGAAAACAATCTCTACCAAAACAGTAGACCTATCACATAACCGAAAAAAGAATTACCTTTTAGATGAAAATACGCCTTATCCTTTCCTAATTCGATTAGGTGTCCAAACAGCGGAAGGGAAAGTGAAAAAGCAAAAGTATGATAAGTTTAAACAAATTAATCGTTTTATAGAATTTATTGATGATACACTTGTCCACTTACCAAAGAATCAACCTGTTCGAATTCTCGATTTCGGATCAGGAAAATCGTATTTAACGTTTGCACTTTATCATTATTTAAAAATTGAAAAGGGACTCGATATTCGGGTAACCGGTCTTGATCTGAAAAAAGAAGTTATTGAGGAATGTGCCAATATCGCAAATGATCTAGGCTATGATCAGCTAGAGTTCTTAGTAGGAGATATTAGTGATTACAACGATGAAGCTTCTGTTGATATGGTCGTAACGCTTCATGCATGTGATGTGGCGACAGATTTAGCGTTAGGTCGCGCGGTAAAATGGGGCGCGAGTGTTATTTTAAGCGTGCCTTGCTGTCAGCATGAACTGAATACACAGCTGAATGCACCTGGGCTAGATATTATGTTAAAGCATGGTCTTATTAAGGAACGATTTGCAGCACTTGCAACGGACTCTATCAGAGCTGAAATATTAAACATGGTAGGTTATGAAGCACAGCTAGTTGAATTTATCGACATCGAAAACACACCGAAAAACATTTTAATACGTGCTTATAAAACGGGAAAAAAAGCAACACCTGAACAATTAGAAGGCTATAAACAGTTTAAGCAAATGCTTCATGCAAACCCTTTTTTGGAAAAAGAATTGAAAGAATACTTTTCTTAA
- a CDS encoding FtsX-like permease family protein codes for MLFKDQVDFVRQHIKKNKLRVFMTVLAATMGCAFLIVLASIGFGIQDTMRKEILEDQAITEVEVYTNDGEEFDISKIGAVEHVNAIVQRTNMDAMAVSQIENRSLEGNMLLTNFAEEEKSNLKLSEGRMPKKENEIVVGYQFAESLLTDAERKEMEQSTEEDAKPIGGYKESLIGKKVSMSLQSYESEEAFSETWDFTIVGVTEKPAKDWFVDTNMLLDESWKDKFQEVYEANVGGENTDLFFSSTKIYTSSLEHVKSVTEELKEMGYSVYSVSEQLEQLDVFFMAFKIGLIFVGTIAVLISSIGIFNTMTMAVTERTREIGVMKAIGASPKLIQRLFLMESAWIGIIGTVLAVIISYAVSFLANWILPMVVGAALDEDGFQDLSITFSLIPWQLVVIASVISIGVAMISGWKPARKATKIDVIQALRQEL; via the coding sequence ATGTTATTTAAAGACCAAGTAGATTTTGTACGTCAACATATTAAGAAAAACAAATTACGTGTGTTTATGACGGTGCTAGCTGCAACAATGGGGTGTGCATTTTTAATCGTACTTGCTTCGATTGGATTTGGCATACAGGACACGATGCGAAAAGAAATATTAGAAGATCAAGCCATTACCGAAGTGGAAGTTTATACAAATGATGGGGAAGAATTCGATATTTCCAAAATTGGAGCAGTCGAGCATGTAAATGCAATTGTGCAAAGAACAAATATGGACGCAATGGCAGTTTCTCAAATAGAGAATCGTTCGCTTGAAGGGAATATGCTACTTACTAACTTTGCAGAAGAAGAAAAATCAAATCTTAAACTATCCGAAGGGCGTATGCCAAAAAAGGAAAATGAAATCGTTGTAGGCTACCAGTTTGCAGAAAGCTTATTAACGGATGCGGAACGTAAAGAAATGGAACAAAGTACGGAAGAAGATGCTAAACCTATAGGAGGTTACAAAGAATCTTTAATCGGGAAAAAAGTTTCCATGTCACTTCAATCTTACGAATCGGAAGAAGCTTTCTCAGAAACATGGGATTTCACAATTGTAGGGGTAACGGAGAAACCGGCAAAGGATTGGTTTGTCGATACGAATATGTTGTTAGACGAATCATGGAAGGACAAGTTTCAAGAAGTGTACGAGGCGAATGTGGGGGGAGAGAATACTGACTTATTCTTCTCTAGCACAAAAATCTATACTTCTAGCTTAGAACATGTTAAATCGGTAACGGAAGAGTTAAAAGAAATGGGGTATAGTGTGTATTCTGTTTCAGAACAATTAGAGCAGCTAGATGTCTTTTTCATGGCATTTAAAATCGGACTTATCTTTGTTGGGACAATCGCAGTATTAATCTCATCGATCGGTATTTTTAATACGATGACAATGGCGGTAACAGAAAGAACTCGTGAAATCGGTGTGATGAAAGCGATAGGAGCTAGTCCTAAACTGATCCAACGTTTGTTTTTGATGGAAAGTGCATGGATTGGTATTATCGGAACGGTGCTTGCAGTTATCATTTCATATGCAGTGAGTTTCCTGGCGAACTGGATATTACCGATGGTAGTGGGAGCGGCACTAGATGAGGATGGATTCCAAGATTTATCGATTACCTTCTCCTTAATCCCTTGGCAGCTTGTTGTTATTGCATCTGTAATAAGCATTGGGGTTGCGATGATTTCCGGATGGAAGCCGGCGCGGAAAGCAACGAAAATTGATGTAATTCAGGCATTACGTCAAGAATTATAA